One segment of Campylobacter hominis ATCC BAA-381 DNA contains the following:
- a CDS encoding sulfite exporter TauE/SafE family protein, translating into MSFYIYSIIPMALMLSLTHCLGMCGGFVLAYNAKLSKKNPKIAFFYSFSYQISRVFAYICLGASGGYFGSFFKISVRAEAFLHFFLGLFLAFLGVALLMRGKILAFIENDKIYQKFLAKPLKYAFNKDSYASFLLLGFLNGLLPCGVVYTFLAMAIMSSSLIKGAIIMAIFGIFTMPLLLSFSFVLNLLNLKYKNAIFTLSAVCIIVFGIYNSYLGFILSR; encoded by the coding sequence ATGAGTTTTTATATTTACAGCATTATTCCGATGGCGTTGATGTTAAGTTTAACTCATTGCCTTGGAATGTGCGGCGGATTTGTGCTTGCATATAACGCCAAACTTTCAAAAAAAAATCCTAAAATTGCATTTTTTTATTCATTCAGTTATCAAATTTCAAGAGTTTTTGCCTATATTTGTCTTGGTGCATCAGGCGGATATTTCGGTTCATTTTTTAAAATTTCGGTTCGTGCGGAGGCATTTTTACATTTCTTTTTAGGGCTTTTTTTGGCATTTTTAGGCGTAGCGCTTTTGATGCGAGGTAAAATTTTAGCTTTTATTGAAAACGACAAAATTTATCAAAAATTTTTGGCAAAACCGTTAAAATACGCTTTTAACAAAGACAGTTACGCTTCATTTTTACTTCTTGGATTTTTAAACGGTTTGCTTCCATGCGGAGTTGTTTATACATTTTTAGCTATGGCGATTATGTCGTCTTCTTTAATAAAAGGCGCAATTATTATGGCTATTTTTGGAATCTTTACAATGCCATTACTTTTAAGTTTTTCTTTCGTGCTAAATTTATTAAATTTAAAGTATAAAAACGCTATATTTACGCTGTCAGCAGTTTGTATAATTGTATTTGGCATTTATAATTCATATTTAGGATTTATTTTAAGCAGATGA
- the carA gene encoding glutamine-hydrolyzing carbamoyl-phosphate synthase small subunit: MKAYIYIENGVFLEAKAFGKGGSSVGEMVFNTSLTGYEEIITDPSYAGQFIVFTMPEIGIVGTNVNDLESSKIHASGIFVRNFNKIPSNFRSTMDLENFFIKNEKFGIYDVDTRYLTKMLRDSGTLRAIASTEISDKETLKRMLESSAKIDEINFVSIVSTKKSYKHDKAAWNGKEYPSMKKSGKKVAVMDYGVKRNILNELCNVGIEVEIFPHDTKADLLIQKFKNGEINGIFLSNGPGEPRMLKNEIAEIKKMIEAEIPIFGICLGHQLLSNAFGYETYKLKFGQHGANHPVQNLRTKTIEITTQNHNYNVPENIAEIAEITHRNLFDGTIEGVKYKNYPIFSVQHHPEASGGPNESKYIFKEFLEIL; encoded by the coding sequence ATGAAAGCTTACATTTATATTGAAAATGGCGTGTTTTTGGAAGCTAAAGCTTTCGGAAAAGGCGGAAGCAGTGTAGGCGAAATGGTTTTTAATACATCATTGACAGGATACGAAGAGATTATTACCGATCCAAGCTATGCAGGACAATTTATAGTTTTTACAATGCCTGAAATCGGTATCGTAGGCACAAATGTAAATGATTTGGAAAGTTCGAAAATTCACGCAAGCGGTATTTTCGTAAGAAATTTTAATAAAATTCCTTCAAATTTCAGATCTACAATGGATTTGGAAAATTTTTTTATAAAAAATGAAAAATTCGGAATTTATGATGTAGATACCAGATATTTGACGAAAATGTTGAGAGATAGCGGCACTTTAAGAGCAATCGCTTCAACTGAAATTTCGGATAAGGAAACATTAAAAAGAATGCTTGAAAGCTCGGCAAAAATAGATGAGATAAATTTTGTAAGCATTGTAAGCACAAAAAAATCTTACAAACACGATAAAGCGGCTTGGAACGGCAAAGAGTATCCTTCTATGAAAAAATCCGGCAAAAAAGTCGCTGTGATGGATTACGGTGTAAAAAGAAATATTCTAAACGAGCTTTGCAATGTCGGAATTGAAGTTGAAATTTTTCCGCATGATACAAAAGCTGATTTGTTGATACAAAAATTTAAAAACGGTGAAATAAACGGCATTTTCCTTTCAAATGGACCGGGAGAGCCTAGAATGTTGAAAAATGAAATCGCCGAGATTAAAAAAATGATAGAAGCCGAAATTCCTATTTTCGGTATATGTTTAGGACACCAACTTCTTTCAAATGCTTTCGGTTACGAAACGTATAAACTGAAATTCGGCCAACACGGAGCAAATCATCCGGTGCAAAATTTACGCACAAAAACGATAGAAATTACAACTCAAAATCACAATTACAACGTTCCTGAAAATATCGCAGAGATTGCTGAAATAACACATAGAAACTTATTTGACGGAACGATAGAAGGTGTAAAATATAAAAATTATCCTATTTTTTCAGTTCAACATCACCCTGAAGCCAGTGGCGGACCGAACGAGAGCAAGTATATTTTTAAAGAATTTCTTGAAATTTTATGA